The Bacteroidota bacterium DNA window ACAGGAACTACTGGAGCTGCTGGCCCGTGCGGCAGGCAGCCACTACCCCCAGCCCCTGGCCCCCGCCAGCCAGCAGGCCATACCGGGCCAGCTACAGCGCACCAGCGCCTACCTGACCCACCCGGTGTTTAACAGCTACCACACCGAGACCGAGATGCTGCGCTACATAAAGCGCCTGGAGGCCAAGGACCTGAGCCTGACCACCAGCATGATCCCGCTGGGTAGCTGCACCATGAAGCTGAACGCCACTGCCGAGATGGTACCCGTTACCTTCCCACAGTTTGGTGGCCTCCATCCCTTTGCGCCCAAGGGCCAGACCGAGGGGTACCAGGAGATCTTCGAGTCGCTGAGCGAACTGCTATGCCAGGCCACCGGCTTCACCGGCGTAAGCCTGCAGCCCAATAGCGGTGCGCAGGGCGAATATGCCGGCCTGATGGCCATACGTGCCTACCACACACATCGGGGCGACACCCACCGGAACGTGGCCCTTATCCCCAGCTCGGCCCACGGCACCAACCCCGCCAGCGCCGTAATGGCCGGCATGCAGGTGGTGGTAACCCGGGTGCTGGAAAACGGAAACATAGACGTGGAGGACCTGCGCCGCAAGGCAACCGAGCACAGCCACCACCTGGCGGCCCTGATGGTAACCTACCCCAGCACCAACGGCGTATTTGAGGAAGCCATACAGGAGATATGCCAGATTATACACGAAAATGGTGGGCTGGTGTATATGGATGGGGCCAATATGAATGCCCAGGTGGGCCTCACCAGCCCCGCCCGCATAGGGGCCGATGTGTGCCACCTGAACCTGCACAAAACCTTCTGCATTCCCCACGGCGGTGGTGGCCCCGGCATGGGCCCCATTTGCGTGAACGATAAGCTGAAGCCTTTCCTGCCCGGGCACCCCATCATCCCCACCGGCGGAGACCAGGCCATCACTGCCGTTAGCGCAGCACCCTGGGGTTCGGCCAGCATTCTGCTCATCAGCTATGCCTACATCAAGATGATGGGAGCCGAGGGCCTGAAACTGGCCACTGAGCATGCCATCCTGAATGCCAACTACATCAAGGCCCGGCTGGAGGCACACTACCCCGTGCTGTACAGCGGCACACAGGGCCGTGTGGCCCACGAGCTGATCCTGGACTGCCGCCCCTTTAAGCAAGCGGCAGATGTGGAGGTGGAAGACATAGCCAAGCGCCTGATCGACTACGGATACCACGCGCCCACCGTCAGCTTCCCCGTACCGGGTACCCTGATGATAGAGCCTACCGAGAGCGAGAGCCAGGCCGAGCTAGACAAGTTCATAGAGGCCATGATAGCCATTCGGGGCGAGATGCAGGAAATACTGGACGGCGAAGCCGACAAGGAGAACAACGTGCTGAAGAACGCCCCCCACACCGCCGAGGAAGCTACGGCCGACAGCTGGACCCTGCCCTACAGCCGCAGCAAGGCCGTGTATCCGGCCGCCTGGACGCGCACGCACAAGTTTTGGCCCCCGGTAGCCCGGGTGAACAACAGCCATGGCGACCGTAACCTGATCTGTGCCTGCCCACCCATGGAAGCCTACCTGGAGCCAGAGGCCCTGGCAGGTGCCTAGGGGGAGGGGGCTTCTCATACTCGGGTACCCGGGGCTAGTTAGGGTGGCTAGCGTATGCCCGGCAGCCTACAAGCCGATTGTTTTCGTACGGTTCAGTCCCCATTTTGCGCAGTTCAGCTGGAAGCGCTTGCGCCTCTTCTCGCCGGCTGTTTACCTTTAGGCAAGCAAATTTCAGTACCCCCCCCCATGCGCTTCTATTTCATCCCCCTCCTGCTTGCCCTGCTGCTGCTGGCACGGCCCACCTGTGCCC harbors:
- the gcvP gene encoding aminomethyl-transferring glycine dehydrogenase; protein product: MLHPAFAHPDTFVQRHIGPSSEEKQRMLDALGVDTLDELIRQTVPAHIRLQQPMHMAPALSEPELLAHMTELANKNRLYKSYIGTGYYDTIVPGVIQRNILENPGWYTQYTPYQAEIAQGRLEALLNFQTLVSDLTGLPVANASLLDEATAAAEAMSLAYAQRSNKQATTFLVSENLFPQTLALLETRAKPLGLSLEVVPTAQMQPSKAHFGLLLQYPAGDGTLEDYRALAEKAKAEGLVISVATDLLALLLLTPPGEWGADIAVGSAQRLGVPMGYGGPHAAFMATVDGFKRNLPGRIVGVSIDRNGKPALRLALQTREQHIRREKATSNICTAQVLLAIMNSMYAVYHGPQRLKAIAQRTHQLTGALAKGLSDLGYQVLNPAYFDTLRVALHPKTTREQVRSMMVQHGINLRYFEADNTLGISVDEAKSAADIQELLELLARAAGSHYPQPLAPASQQAIPGQLQRTSAYLTHPVFNSYHTETEMLRYIKRLEAKDLSLTTSMIPLGSCTMKLNATAEMVPVTFPQFGGLHPFAPKGQTEGYQEIFESLSELLCQATGFTGVSLQPNSGAQGEYAGLMAIRAYHTHRGDTHRNVALIPSSAHGTNPASAVMAGMQVVVTRVLENGNIDVEDLRRKATEHSHHLAALMVTYPSTNGVFEEAIQEICQIIHENGGLVYMDGANMNAQVGLTSPARIGADVCHLNLHKTFCIPHGGGGPGMGPICVNDKLKPFLPGHPIIPTGGDQAITAVSAAPWGSASILLISYAYIKMMGAEGLKLATEHAILNANYIKARLEAHYPVLYSGTQGRVAHELILDCRPFKQAADVEVEDIAKRLIDYGYHAPTVSFPVPGTLMIEPTESESQAELDKFIEAMIAIRGEMQEILDGEADKENNVLKNAPHTAEEATADSWTLPYSRSKAVYPAAWTRTHKFWPPVARVNNSHGDRNLICACPPMEAYLEPEALAGA